A part of Anabas testudineus chromosome 9, fAnaTes1.2, whole genome shotgun sequence genomic DNA contains:
- the LOC113150582 gene encoding granzyme A-like isoform X3 produces MFTAFISCAVLLIVQTSDGSEIIGGKEVKPHSMPFMALLKADTPACGGILISPSWVLTAAHCKDMKTVLLGVHSIKNKKNEKNSRQVRKVEKQFPHPYYDEKKDINDLMLLKLDKPVKQTKTVGLLKLGNSVEDPKAGTVCVVAGWGTTNNSDEEMSDVLMSVNVTVVDRKKCNSLEHYYRAITSDMVCAGSDGKNIADTCEGDSGGPLLCNGALVGVTSFGQGCGNIKYPGVYAFLSAKQLTWIKNTMKS; encoded by the exons atgttcactgCGTTTATTTCCTGCGCCGTCCTCCTCATTGTCCAGACAA GTGATGGTTCTGAGATTATTGGTGGGAAAGAAGTAAAGCCCCACTCGATGCCTTTCATGGCTCTGCTGAAGGCCGACACACCAGCCTGTGGAGGGATACTGATCAGTCCATCATGGGTGCTGACTGCTGCCCACTGTAAAGA catgaaGACGGTCTTGTTGGGGGTGCACTCCATCAAgaacaagaaaaatgaaaagaattccAGGCAGGTCCGAAAGGTTGAGAAACAGTTTCCTCATCCCTACTATGATGAAAAAAAGGATATCAATGATCTCATGCTGCTAAAG CTTGACAAACCAGTGAAGCAAACCAAAACAGTGGGATTGCTGAAGTTGGGTAACAGTGTTGAAGATCCAAAAGCTGGTACCGTCTGTGTCGTGGCTGGATGGgggacaacaaacaacagtgatGAAGAAATGTCAGATGTCCTGATGTCTGTCAATGTGACTGTGGTTGACAGGAAGAAATGCAACTCTCTTGAACATTACTACCGTGCTATCACCAGTGACATGGTCTGTGCTGGCTCAGATGGTAAAAACATTGCAGATACTTGTGAG GGGGATTCAGGAGGCCCACTGTTGTGCAACGGAGCTCTAGTTGGAGTCACTTCTTTTGGACAGGGCTGTGGCAATATTAAATATCCTGGAGTTTATGCTTTTCTTTCAGCAAAACAACTTACTTGGAtcaaaaatacaatgaaatctTAA
- the LOC113150582 gene encoding granzyme A-like isoform X2, which translates to MFCQMGFTALISCTVLLIVQTSDGSEIIGGKEVKPHSMPFMALLKADTPACGGILISPSWVLTAAHCKDMKTVLLGVHSIKNKKNEKNSRQVRKVEKQFPHPYYDEKKDINDLMLLKLDKPVKQTKTVGLLKLGNSVEDPKAGTVCVVAGWGTTNNSDEEMSDVLMSVNVTVVDRKKCNSLEHYYRAITSDMVCAGSDGKNIADTCEGDSGGPLLCNGALVGVTSFGQGCGNIKYPGVYAFLSAKQLTWIKNTMKS; encoded by the exons GTGATGGTTCTGAGATTATTGGTGGGAAAGAAGTAAAGCCCCACTCGATGCCTTTCATGGCTCTGCTGAAGGCCGACACACCAGCCTGTGGAGGGATACTGATCAGTCCATCATGGGTGCTGACTGCTGCCCACTGTAAAGA catgaaGACGGTCTTGTTGGGGGTGCACTCCATCAAgaacaagaaaaatgaaaagaattccAGGCAGGTCCGAAAGGTTGAGAAACAGTTTCCTCATCCCTACTATGATGAAAAAAAGGATATCAATGATCTCATGCTGCTAAAG CTTGACAAACCAGTGAAGCAAACCAAAACAGTGGGATTGCTGAAGTTGGGTAACAGTGTTGAAGATCCAAAAGCTGGTACCGTCTGTGTCGTGGCTGGATGGgggacaacaaacaacagtgatGAAGAAATGTCAGATGTCCTGATGTCTGTCAATGTGACTGTGGTTGACAGGAAGAAATGCAACTCTCTTGAACATTACTACCGTGCTATCACCAGTGACATGGTCTGTGCTGGCTCAGATGGTAAAAACATTGCAGATACTTGTGAG GGGGATTCAGGAGGCCCACTGTTGTGCAACGGAGCTCTAGTTGGAGTCACTTCTTTTGGACAGGGCTGTGGCAATATTAAATATCCTGGAGTTTATGCTTTTCTTTCAGCAAAACAACTTACTTGGAtcaaaaatacaatgaaatctTAA
- the LOC113150583 gene encoding granzyme A-like, with protein MFCPTDFTALISCTVLLMVQTSDGSEIIDGKEVKPHSMPFMALLKNNKYMCGGTLISPSWVLTAAHCEDMKTVLLGVHSIKKNEKNSRQVRNVEKQFPHPYYDAKNKNNDIMLLKLDKPVKQTKPVGLLKLSNSVKDPKAGTVCVVAGWGRTDYNIKQISDVLMSVKVTVVDRKKCNSSEHYNHRITSDMICAGSDGKNRADTCQGDSGGPLLCNGALVGVTSFGRGCGDIKFPGVYAFLSAKQLVWIKNTMKS; from the exons ATGTTCTGCCCAACGGATTTCACTGCGCTTATTTCCTGCACTGTCCTCCTCATGGTCCAGACAA GTGATGGTTCTGAGATTATTGatggaaaagaggtgaagcCCCACTCGATGCCTTTCATGGCTCTGCTGAAGAACAACAAATATATGTGTGGAGGGACACTGATCAGTCCATCATGGGTGCTGACTGCTGCCCACTGTGAAGA CATGAAGACGGTCTTGTTGGGGGTGCACTCCatcaagaaaaatgaaaagaattccAGGCAGGTCCGAAATGTTGAGAAACAGTTTCCTCATCCCTACTatgatgcaaaaaataaaaacaatgatatCATGCTGCTAAAG CTTGACAAACCAGTGAAGCAAACCAAACCAGTGGGATTGCTCAAGTTGAGTAACAGTGTTAAAGATCCAAAAGCTGGTACCGTCTGTGTCGTGGCTGGATGGGGGAGAACAgactacaatataaaacaaatttcAGATGTCCTGATGTCTGTCAAAGTGACTGTGGTTGACAGGAAGAAATGCAACTCTTCTGAACATTACAACCATCGTATAACCAGTGACATGATATGTGCTGGTTCAGATGgtaaaaacagagcagatacTTGTCAG ggGGATTCAGGAGGCCCACTGTTGTGCAACGGAGCTCTAGTTGGAGTCACTTCTTTTGGACGGGGCTGTGGTGATATCAAGTTTCCTGGAGTTTATGCTTTTCTTTCAGCAAAACAACTTGTATGGAtcaaaaatacaatgaaatctTAA